The following coding sequences lie in one Crassostrea angulata isolate pt1a10 chromosome 10, ASM2561291v2, whole genome shotgun sequence genomic window:
- the LOC128166253 gene encoding cytosolic carboxypeptidase-like protein 5 isoform X4, whose protein sequence is MAEFRVGGLLFTSKFDSGNLARVEKVSKDEDEEDNVKYYGEPRPDYEFNVWTHPDCHGTEFENGNRSWFYFGIRGWAPNRLIKINIMNLNRQGKLYSQGHSPFTKTVPGKPRWERIRDRPSYENADGQFILTFTYRFLDVKGAITYFAFCYPWSYMEQQERLNEYDKRFAHCKEISSSSPKDRIYYHRELLCHSPDKLRIDLVTVSSCHGISSETEPRFDHNLFPEKDVQRCRKFHGKRVFFLSSRVHPGETPASFVFNGFLEFILKENDPRAKALRRQYVFKFIPILNPDGVQRGHYRTDQRGVNLNRMYLDPSIDLHPSIYASKSMLVYHHVKNRVVRENDSVNIRINFPGYILTSSPDPPTPRKEVIHHDAGEVNNHSKMARNGAYSAGKDRGVQNGHGDPFSLPPKENSWVSQTSTHDGGLMPPSGRMRIEPLNLGDLDRMDTTLSESRKLMGNDSIHMSSSCSSVLSNVTLKNERKTVDSELRLRLSELNMSDDCRGKMTGLSMMTSLSVGLNDSDTEDLYNTEHLGNEGSEDEDDFASSSFGNNAPHLSDTSLLQIPPCDSGIAFYVDLHGHASKRGCFIYGNYFEDEDTQVDNMLFPKLISMNTAHFDFTGCNFSERNMYAKDKRDGMSKEGSGRVAIHKAIGIIHSYTLECNYNTGRMVNPVPPAQGDDGKATPPPVAGFPPKYTQAHFEEVGKALAIAAIDYNESNPWSRIGMSEHNHLTGVKESVRRYIRSMRGGPRIPRNPSKSYLRNNSVTSNNSSKTNSNQNSRAPFSRNNSTDTSNGIGNPRFNNSTNTTGSRFNSGTSNGGSASRFNRRDSSANNPPKRELGPVREAARPNLNTQTQQRKRQTTTNYVPPQTSRSTSNQPVTLSMTTAEATTHRQYSAEKATRTLDEEKLNPLKHVNLLAISKKSGPPSRIPLPTGQQFMHLTSPTVHELSPPRVPNRSGRYTQRTPQPYPVRKASAEVLSVNNDSPLGSHIAGHTSVTPGDHLPSTPGNYPPPPMPLPPNDMNGMDNANSESAKRRRRYMYMKRRTVNQSPKLGSAASNKVVLGVATVNFGTSSTGGGKHGIEGSTLRLSPRLHNPSFYDYPGPPLPLRQLSTPIRKQLNSAPDSSTVMYLDIKRKTTSSKSQRDQRFSPSKLTVFWIDD, encoded by the exons ATGGCTGAGTTCCGAGTTGGAGGACTGTTGTTTACCTCAAAGTTTGACTCCGGAAACTTAGCAAGGGTGGAAAAAGTGTCCAAAGATGAGGACGAAGAAG ATAATGTGAAGTACTACGGGGAGCCAAGGCCTGACTATGAGTTTAATGTTTGGACACATCCAGACTGTCATGGGACAGAGTTTGAGAATGGAAATAG ATCCTGGTTTTATTTTGGCATCAGGGGATGGGCACCGAATCGCCTGATTAAGATCAACATCATGAATCTGAACAGACAGGGCAAGCTGTACAGCCAGGGTCACTCTCCATTCACCAAGACGGTCCCTGGAAAACCGAGGTGGGAGAGGATTAGAGACAGGCCCTCGTATGAG AATGCGGATGGTCAGTTTATTCTGACCTTCACCTATCGTTTTCTGGATGTGAAGGGAGCCATTACCTACTTTGCTTTCTGCTATCCTTGGTCGTACATGGAACAGCAGGAGAGGTTAAACGAATATGACAAGAGATTTGCTCACTGCAAAGAAATAAGCAGCTCAAG TCCAAAAGACCGAATCTACTACCACCGGGAACTGCTATGTCATTCACCAGACAAGCTACGCATTGATTTGGTAACAGTCAGCTCCTGCCACGGAATCAGCTCTGAAACAGAGCCTCGCTTTGATCATAACCTGTTTCCTGAAAAAGATGTTCAGAGGTGCAGAAAATTTCATGGAAAAAGa GTGTTTTTCCTGAGTAGCAGAGTTCATCCAGGGGAAACGCCAGCCAGTTTTGTATTCAATGGATTCTTAGAGTTCATTCTAAAAGAAAATGACCCACGTGCCAAAGCTTTAAGAAGACAGTATGTATTCAAGTTTATACCTATATTAAACCCAGATGGTGTTCAAAGAGGGCATTATAGAACTGACCAGAGGGGAGTGAATTTGAATCGAATGTACTTAGACCCAAGCATTGACCTTCACCCCTCTATATATGCCTCGAAAAGTATGTTAGTGTATCATCATGTGAAAAATAGGGTCGTAAGAGAAAACGACAGTGTGAATATCCGTATCAACTTCCCAGGGTACATTTTGACCTCTAGTCCCGACCCCCCCACCCCTCGTAAAGAGGTTATTCATCACGATGCTGGAGAAGTGAATAATCACAGTAAAATGGCAAGGAATGGTGCTTATTCTGCTGGTAAAGACAGAGGTGTTCAGAATGGACATGGAGATCCCTTTTCGTTACCTCCCAAGGAGAACTCCTGGGTTAGCCAGACCAGTACACATGACGGGGGACTGATGCCCCCCTCTGGTAGGATGAGGATCGAGCCCTTGAATTTAGGAGATCTGGACAGAATGGACACAACATTAAGTGAATCTCGTAAACTGATGGGCAACGACAGCATTCACATGTCGTCTTCCTGTAGTAGTGTGCTGAGCAATGTGACTCTAAAAAATGAGAGGAAGACGGTGGACAGTGAATTACGTTTGCGCCTCTCAGAGCTGAACATGTCCGACGATTGTCGCGGGAAAATGACAGGACTCAGCATGATGACATCACTGAGCGTGGGACTCAACGACTCTGACACCGAGGATCTGTACAACACTGAGCACCTCGGGAATGAAGGCTCGGAGGATGAGGACGATTTTGCTTCCTCTTCCTTTGGAAACAATGCCCCACATCTCTCTGACACTTCCCTGCTCCAAATACCTCCCTGTGACAGTGGCATTGCATTCTATGTTGATCTGCATGGGCATGCCTCTAAAAGAGGATGCTTTATTTACGGAAATTATTTTGAAGATGAAGATACTCAG GTAGATAATATGCTTTTCCCCAAGCTGATCTCCATGAATACTGCCCATTTTGATTTCACCGGTTGTAATTTCTCTGAGAGAAATATGTATGCCAAAGACAAGCGAGATGGAATGTCCAAAGAAGGAAGTGGAAGAGTGGCCATACACAAAGCAATAGGAATTATCCATAG TTACACTTTGGAATGTAATTATAACACGGGGAGAATGGTGAATCCTGTCCCCCCAGCTCAGGGGGACGACGGCAAGGCCACACCTCCCCCAGTGGCTGGGTTCCCTCCCAAGTACACTCAGGCTCACTTTGAGGAA GTGGGTAAAGCATTAGCCATAGCTGCCATAGACTATAATGAGTCCAACCCCTGGTCTCGTATTGGCATGTCCGAGCACAACCATCTGACCGGGGTGAAGGAGAGTGTGAGGCGGTACATCAGGAGCATGAGGGGCGGGCCCAGGATTCCTCGCAACCCCTCCAAGTCCTACCTCAGGAACAA TAGTGTAACCAGTAACAATAGCAGTAAAACCAACAGTAACCAGAACAGCCGGGCTCCGTTTTCCCGTAACAACTCCACGGACACCAGTAACGGGATCGGTAACCCTAGGTTCAACAACAGCACTAACACCACAGGATCCCGATTTAATAGTGGCACAAGTAACGGTGGGTCAGCCTCACGATTCAATAGGAGGGACTCCTCAGCTAACAACCCTCCCAAGAGGGAGCTTGGGCCTGTCAGAGAGG CTGCCAGGCCGAATTTGAATACTCAGACACAGCAGAGGAAACGGCAGACTACTACCAACTATGTCCCCCCTCAGACCTCCCGCTCCACCTCCAACCAGCCGGTCACCCTCTCAATGACCACCGCGGAGGCCACCACCCACAGGCAGTACTCAGCAGAAAAAGCCACCAGAACATTGGACGAAGAGAAGCTGAACCCACTCAAACATGTCAACCTt CTTGCCATTTCGAAGAAATCAGGACCTCCTAGTCGAATACCCTTACCCACAGGTCAACAGTTTATGCATTTGACCTCTCCAACAGTTCACGAGTTATCTCCCCCTCGAGTGCCAAATCGCAGTGGTCGTTACACCCAGAGAACCCCTCAGCCCTACCCAGTCAGGAAGGCCAGTGCAGAGGTTCTCTCGGTCAACAATGATTCTCCACTGGGGTCCCACATAGCCGGCCACACCAGTGTCACCCCAGGGGATCACTTGCCTTCAACCCCTGGCAATTATCCTCCACCACCCATGCCTCTCCCCCCAAATGATATGAACGGAATGGACAATGCAAA CAGTGAGAGTGCCAAGCGTCGTCgacggtacatgtacatgaagagAAGGACGGTGAACCAGAGTCCCAAGCTGGGCAGTGCCGCCTCCAATAAAG TGGTCTTAGGTGTAGCGACAG
- the LOC128166253 gene encoding cytosolic carboxypeptidase-like protein 5 isoform X11: MAEFRVGGLLFTSKFDSGNLARVEKVSKDEDEEDNVKYYGEPRPDYEFNVWTHPDCHGTEFENGNRSWFYFGIRGWAPNRLIKINIMNLNRQGKLYSQGHSPFTKTVPGKPRWERIRDRPSYENADGQFILTFTYRFLDVKGAITYFAFCYPWSYMEQQERLNEYDKRFAHCKEISSSSPKDRIYYHRELLCHSPDKLRIDLVTVSSCHGISSETEPRFDHNLFPEKDVQRCRKFHGKRVFFLSSRVHPGETPASFVFNGFLEFILKENDPRAKALRRQYVFKFIPILNPDGVQRGHYRTDQRGVNLNRMYLDPSIDLHPSIYASKSMLVYHHVKNRVVRENDSVNIRINFPGYILTSSPDPPTPRKEVIHHDAGEVNNHSKMARNGAYSAGKDRGVQNGHGDPFSLPPKENSWVSQTSTHDGGLMPPSGRMRIEPLNLGDLDRMDTTLSESRKLMGNDSIHMSSSCSSVLSNVTLKNERKTVDSELRLRLSELNMSDDCRGKMTGLSMMTSLSVGLNDSDTEDLYNTEHLGNEGSEDEDDFASSSFGNNAPHLSDTSLLQIPPCDSGIAFYVDLHGHASKRGCFIYGNYFEDEDTQVDNMLFPKLISMNTAHFDFTGCNFSERNMYAKDKRDGMSKEGSGRVAIHKAIGIIHSYTLECNYNTGRMVNPVPPAQGDDGKATPPPVAGFPPKYTQAHFEEVGKALAIAAIDYNESNPWSRIGMSEHNHLTGVKESVRRYIRSMRGGPRIPRNPSKSYLRNNSVTSNNSSKTNSNQNSRAPFSRNNSTDTSNGIGNPRFNNSTNTTGSRFNSGTSNGGSASRFNRRDSSANNPPKRELGPVREAARPNLNTQTQQRKRQTTTNYVPPQTSRSTSNQPVTLSMTTAEATTHRQYSAEKATRTLDEEKLNPLKHVNLLAISKKSGPPSRIPLPTGQQFMHLTSPTVHELSPPRVPNRSGRYTQRTPQPYPVRKASAEVLSVNNDSPLGSHIAGHTSVTPGDHLPSTPGNYPPPPMPLPPNDMNGMDNANSESAKRRRRYMYMKRRTVNQSPKLGSAASNKVVLGVATDSTTPVFTTTQALLSPSDSYRLQSENSLTPRQIPLL, from the exons ATGGCTGAGTTCCGAGTTGGAGGACTGTTGTTTACCTCAAAGTTTGACTCCGGAAACTTAGCAAGGGTGGAAAAAGTGTCCAAAGATGAGGACGAAGAAG ATAATGTGAAGTACTACGGGGAGCCAAGGCCTGACTATGAGTTTAATGTTTGGACACATCCAGACTGTCATGGGACAGAGTTTGAGAATGGAAATAG ATCCTGGTTTTATTTTGGCATCAGGGGATGGGCACCGAATCGCCTGATTAAGATCAACATCATGAATCTGAACAGACAGGGCAAGCTGTACAGCCAGGGTCACTCTCCATTCACCAAGACGGTCCCTGGAAAACCGAGGTGGGAGAGGATTAGAGACAGGCCCTCGTATGAG AATGCGGATGGTCAGTTTATTCTGACCTTCACCTATCGTTTTCTGGATGTGAAGGGAGCCATTACCTACTTTGCTTTCTGCTATCCTTGGTCGTACATGGAACAGCAGGAGAGGTTAAACGAATATGACAAGAGATTTGCTCACTGCAAAGAAATAAGCAGCTCAAG TCCAAAAGACCGAATCTACTACCACCGGGAACTGCTATGTCATTCACCAGACAAGCTACGCATTGATTTGGTAACAGTCAGCTCCTGCCACGGAATCAGCTCTGAAACAGAGCCTCGCTTTGATCATAACCTGTTTCCTGAAAAAGATGTTCAGAGGTGCAGAAAATTTCATGGAAAAAGa GTGTTTTTCCTGAGTAGCAGAGTTCATCCAGGGGAAACGCCAGCCAGTTTTGTATTCAATGGATTCTTAGAGTTCATTCTAAAAGAAAATGACCCACGTGCCAAAGCTTTAAGAAGACAGTATGTATTCAAGTTTATACCTATATTAAACCCAGATGGTGTTCAAAGAGGGCATTATAGAACTGACCAGAGGGGAGTGAATTTGAATCGAATGTACTTAGACCCAAGCATTGACCTTCACCCCTCTATATATGCCTCGAAAAGTATGTTAGTGTATCATCATGTGAAAAATAGGGTCGTAAGAGAAAACGACAGTGTGAATATCCGTATCAACTTCCCAGGGTACATTTTGACCTCTAGTCCCGACCCCCCCACCCCTCGTAAAGAGGTTATTCATCACGATGCTGGAGAAGTGAATAATCACAGTAAAATGGCAAGGAATGGTGCTTATTCTGCTGGTAAAGACAGAGGTGTTCAGAATGGACATGGAGATCCCTTTTCGTTACCTCCCAAGGAGAACTCCTGGGTTAGCCAGACCAGTACACATGACGGGGGACTGATGCCCCCCTCTGGTAGGATGAGGATCGAGCCCTTGAATTTAGGAGATCTGGACAGAATGGACACAACATTAAGTGAATCTCGTAAACTGATGGGCAACGACAGCATTCACATGTCGTCTTCCTGTAGTAGTGTGCTGAGCAATGTGACTCTAAAAAATGAGAGGAAGACGGTGGACAGTGAATTACGTTTGCGCCTCTCAGAGCTGAACATGTCCGACGATTGTCGCGGGAAAATGACAGGACTCAGCATGATGACATCACTGAGCGTGGGACTCAACGACTCTGACACCGAGGATCTGTACAACACTGAGCACCTCGGGAATGAAGGCTCGGAGGATGAGGACGATTTTGCTTCCTCTTCCTTTGGAAACAATGCCCCACATCTCTCTGACACTTCCCTGCTCCAAATACCTCCCTGTGACAGTGGCATTGCATTCTATGTTGATCTGCATGGGCATGCCTCTAAAAGAGGATGCTTTATTTACGGAAATTATTTTGAAGATGAAGATACTCAG GTAGATAATATGCTTTTCCCCAAGCTGATCTCCATGAATACTGCCCATTTTGATTTCACCGGTTGTAATTTCTCTGAGAGAAATATGTATGCCAAAGACAAGCGAGATGGAATGTCCAAAGAAGGAAGTGGAAGAGTGGCCATACACAAAGCAATAGGAATTATCCATAG TTACACTTTGGAATGTAATTATAACACGGGGAGAATGGTGAATCCTGTCCCCCCAGCTCAGGGGGACGACGGCAAGGCCACACCTCCCCCAGTGGCTGGGTTCCCTCCCAAGTACACTCAGGCTCACTTTGAGGAA GTGGGTAAAGCATTAGCCATAGCTGCCATAGACTATAATGAGTCCAACCCCTGGTCTCGTATTGGCATGTCCGAGCACAACCATCTGACCGGGGTGAAGGAGAGTGTGAGGCGGTACATCAGGAGCATGAGGGGCGGGCCCAGGATTCCTCGCAACCCCTCCAAGTCCTACCTCAGGAACAA TAGTGTAACCAGTAACAATAGCAGTAAAACCAACAGTAACCAGAACAGCCGGGCTCCGTTTTCCCGTAACAACTCCACGGACACCAGTAACGGGATCGGTAACCCTAGGTTCAACAACAGCACTAACACCACAGGATCCCGATTTAATAGTGGCACAAGTAACGGTGGGTCAGCCTCACGATTCAATAGGAGGGACTCCTCAGCTAACAACCCTCCCAAGAGGGAGCTTGGGCCTGTCAGAGAGG CTGCCAGGCCGAATTTGAATACTCAGACACAGCAGAGGAAACGGCAGACTACTACCAACTATGTCCCCCCTCAGACCTCCCGCTCCACCTCCAACCAGCCGGTCACCCTCTCAATGACCACCGCGGAGGCCACCACCCACAGGCAGTACTCAGCAGAAAAAGCCACCAGAACATTGGACGAAGAGAAGCTGAACCCACTCAAACATGTCAACCTt CTTGCCATTTCGAAGAAATCAGGACCTCCTAGTCGAATACCCTTACCCACAGGTCAACAGTTTATGCATTTGACCTCTCCAACAGTTCACGAGTTATCTCCCCCTCGAGTGCCAAATCGCAGTGGTCGTTACACCCAGAGAACCCCTCAGCCCTACCCAGTCAGGAAGGCCAGTGCAGAGGTTCTCTCGGTCAACAATGATTCTCCACTGGGGTCCCACATAGCCGGCCACACCAGTGTCACCCCAGGGGATCACTTGCCTTCAACCCCTGGCAATTATCCTCCACCACCCATGCCTCTCCCCCCAAATGATATGAACGGAATGGACAATGCAAA CAGTGAGAGTGCCAAGCGTCGTCgacggtacatgtacatgaagagAAGGACGGTGAACCAGAGTCCCAAGCTGGGCAGTGCCGCCTCCAATAAAG TGGTCTTAGGTGTAGCGACAG
- the LOC128166253 gene encoding cytosolic carboxypeptidase-like protein 5 isoform X10 produces MAEFRVGGLLFTSKFDSGNLARVEKVSKDEDEEDNVKYYGEPRPDYEFNVWTHPDCHGTEFENGNRSWFYFGIRGWAPNRLIKINIMNLNRQGKLYSQGHSPFTKTVPGKPRWERIRDRPSYENADGQFILTFTYRFLDVKGAITYFAFCYPWSYMEQQERLNEYDKRFAHCKEISSSSPKDRIYYHRELLCHSPDKLRIDLVTVSSCHGISSETEPRFDHNLFPEKDVQRCRKFHGKRVFFLSSRVHPGETPASFVFNGFLEFILKENDPRAKALRRQYVFKFIPILNPDGVQRGHYRTDQRGVNLNRMYLDPSIDLHPSIYASKSMLVYHHVKNRVVRENDSVNIRINFPGYILTSSPDPPTPRKEVIHHDAGEVNNHSKMARNGAYSAGKDRGVQNGHGDPFSLPPKENSWVSQTSTHDGGLMPPSGRMRIEPLNLGDLDRMDTTLSESRKLMGNDSIHMSSSCSSVLSNVTLKNERKTVDSELRLRLSELNMSDDCRGKMTGLSMMTSLSVGLNDSDTEDLYNTEHLGNEGSEDEDDFASSSFGNNAPHLSDTSLLQIPPCDSGIAFYVDLHGHASKRGCFIYGNYFEDEDTQVDNMLFPKLISMNTAHFDFTGCNFSERNMYAKDKRDGMSKEGSGRVAIHKAIGIIHSYTLECNYNTGRMVNPVPPAQGDDGKATPPPVAGFPPKYTQAHFEEVGKALAIAAIDYNESNPWSRIGMSEHNHLTGVKESVRRYIRSMRGGPRIPRNPSKSYLRNNSVTSNNSSKTNSNQNSRAPFSRNNSTDTSNGIGNPRFNNSTNTTGSRFNSGTSNGGSASRFNRRDSSANNPPKRELGPVREAARPNLNTQTQQRKRQTTTNYVPPQTSRSTSNQPVTLSMTTAEATTHRQYSAEKATRTLDEEKLNPLKHVNLLAISKKSGPPSRIPLPTGQQFMHLTSPTVHELSPPRVPNRSGRYTQRTPQPYPVRKASAEVLSVNNDSPLGSHIAGHTSVTPGDHLPSTPGNYPPPPMPLPPNDMNGMDNANSESAKRRRRYMYMKRRTVNQSPKLGSAASNKVVLGVATVNFGTSSTGGGKHGIEGSTLRLSPRVLSMGGTPQPQFLRLPRPSSPPPTVIDSNQKTA; encoded by the exons ATGGCTGAGTTCCGAGTTGGAGGACTGTTGTTTACCTCAAAGTTTGACTCCGGAAACTTAGCAAGGGTGGAAAAAGTGTCCAAAGATGAGGACGAAGAAG ATAATGTGAAGTACTACGGGGAGCCAAGGCCTGACTATGAGTTTAATGTTTGGACACATCCAGACTGTCATGGGACAGAGTTTGAGAATGGAAATAG ATCCTGGTTTTATTTTGGCATCAGGGGATGGGCACCGAATCGCCTGATTAAGATCAACATCATGAATCTGAACAGACAGGGCAAGCTGTACAGCCAGGGTCACTCTCCATTCACCAAGACGGTCCCTGGAAAACCGAGGTGGGAGAGGATTAGAGACAGGCCCTCGTATGAG AATGCGGATGGTCAGTTTATTCTGACCTTCACCTATCGTTTTCTGGATGTGAAGGGAGCCATTACCTACTTTGCTTTCTGCTATCCTTGGTCGTACATGGAACAGCAGGAGAGGTTAAACGAATATGACAAGAGATTTGCTCACTGCAAAGAAATAAGCAGCTCAAG TCCAAAAGACCGAATCTACTACCACCGGGAACTGCTATGTCATTCACCAGACAAGCTACGCATTGATTTGGTAACAGTCAGCTCCTGCCACGGAATCAGCTCTGAAACAGAGCCTCGCTTTGATCATAACCTGTTTCCTGAAAAAGATGTTCAGAGGTGCAGAAAATTTCATGGAAAAAGa GTGTTTTTCCTGAGTAGCAGAGTTCATCCAGGGGAAACGCCAGCCAGTTTTGTATTCAATGGATTCTTAGAGTTCATTCTAAAAGAAAATGACCCACGTGCCAAAGCTTTAAGAAGACAGTATGTATTCAAGTTTATACCTATATTAAACCCAGATGGTGTTCAAAGAGGGCATTATAGAACTGACCAGAGGGGAGTGAATTTGAATCGAATGTACTTAGACCCAAGCATTGACCTTCACCCCTCTATATATGCCTCGAAAAGTATGTTAGTGTATCATCATGTGAAAAATAGGGTCGTAAGAGAAAACGACAGTGTGAATATCCGTATCAACTTCCCAGGGTACATTTTGACCTCTAGTCCCGACCCCCCCACCCCTCGTAAAGAGGTTATTCATCACGATGCTGGAGAAGTGAATAATCACAGTAAAATGGCAAGGAATGGTGCTTATTCTGCTGGTAAAGACAGAGGTGTTCAGAATGGACATGGAGATCCCTTTTCGTTACCTCCCAAGGAGAACTCCTGGGTTAGCCAGACCAGTACACATGACGGGGGACTGATGCCCCCCTCTGGTAGGATGAGGATCGAGCCCTTGAATTTAGGAGATCTGGACAGAATGGACACAACATTAAGTGAATCTCGTAAACTGATGGGCAACGACAGCATTCACATGTCGTCTTCCTGTAGTAGTGTGCTGAGCAATGTGACTCTAAAAAATGAGAGGAAGACGGTGGACAGTGAATTACGTTTGCGCCTCTCAGAGCTGAACATGTCCGACGATTGTCGCGGGAAAATGACAGGACTCAGCATGATGACATCACTGAGCGTGGGACTCAACGACTCTGACACCGAGGATCTGTACAACACTGAGCACCTCGGGAATGAAGGCTCGGAGGATGAGGACGATTTTGCTTCCTCTTCCTTTGGAAACAATGCCCCACATCTCTCTGACACTTCCCTGCTCCAAATACCTCCCTGTGACAGTGGCATTGCATTCTATGTTGATCTGCATGGGCATGCCTCTAAAAGAGGATGCTTTATTTACGGAAATTATTTTGAAGATGAAGATACTCAG GTAGATAATATGCTTTTCCCCAAGCTGATCTCCATGAATACTGCCCATTTTGATTTCACCGGTTGTAATTTCTCTGAGAGAAATATGTATGCCAAAGACAAGCGAGATGGAATGTCCAAAGAAGGAAGTGGAAGAGTGGCCATACACAAAGCAATAGGAATTATCCATAG TTACACTTTGGAATGTAATTATAACACGGGGAGAATGGTGAATCCTGTCCCCCCAGCTCAGGGGGACGACGGCAAGGCCACACCTCCCCCAGTGGCTGGGTTCCCTCCCAAGTACACTCAGGCTCACTTTGAGGAA GTGGGTAAAGCATTAGCCATAGCTGCCATAGACTATAATGAGTCCAACCCCTGGTCTCGTATTGGCATGTCCGAGCACAACCATCTGACCGGGGTGAAGGAGAGTGTGAGGCGGTACATCAGGAGCATGAGGGGCGGGCCCAGGATTCCTCGCAACCCCTCCAAGTCCTACCTCAGGAACAA TAGTGTAACCAGTAACAATAGCAGTAAAACCAACAGTAACCAGAACAGCCGGGCTCCGTTTTCCCGTAACAACTCCACGGACACCAGTAACGGGATCGGTAACCCTAGGTTCAACAACAGCACTAACACCACAGGATCCCGATTTAATAGTGGCACAAGTAACGGTGGGTCAGCCTCACGATTCAATAGGAGGGACTCCTCAGCTAACAACCCTCCCAAGAGGGAGCTTGGGCCTGTCAGAGAGG CTGCCAGGCCGAATTTGAATACTCAGACACAGCAGAGGAAACGGCAGACTACTACCAACTATGTCCCCCCTCAGACCTCCCGCTCCACCTCCAACCAGCCGGTCACCCTCTCAATGACCACCGCGGAGGCCACCACCCACAGGCAGTACTCAGCAGAAAAAGCCACCAGAACATTGGACGAAGAGAAGCTGAACCCACTCAAACATGTCAACCTt CTTGCCATTTCGAAGAAATCAGGACCTCCTAGTCGAATACCCTTACCCACAGGTCAACAGTTTATGCATTTGACCTCTCCAACAGTTCACGAGTTATCTCCCCCTCGAGTGCCAAATCGCAGTGGTCGTTACACCCAGAGAACCCCTCAGCCCTACCCAGTCAGGAAGGCCAGTGCAGAGGTTCTCTCGGTCAACAATGATTCTCCACTGGGGTCCCACATAGCCGGCCACACCAGTGTCACCCCAGGGGATCACTTGCCTTCAACCCCTGGCAATTATCCTCCACCACCCATGCCTCTCCCCCCAAATGATATGAACGGAATGGACAATGCAAA CAGTGAGAGTGCCAAGCGTCGTCgacggtacatgtacatgaagagAAGGACGGTGAACCAGAGTCCCAAGCTGGGCAGTGCCGCCTCCAATAAAG TGGTCTTAGGTGTAGCGACAG